In a single window of the Necator americanus strain Aroian chromosome X, whole genome shotgun sequence genome:
- a CDS encoding hypothetical protein (NECATOR_CHRX.G24527.T1) → MIRYDDDMIRWLVMSNENYTTYCGDVDEMKETRWKCSKTRELGDGYKLIYHGTSNRNGFGIILNESLKNSVTAVDLLSDRLVAVKIDTGEVELRVASAYAPQVGCSEEEKACFWEVLEQYVQSLEGEEVFLIGGDFNRHVGSRKDEFKSCHGGYG, encoded by the exons ATGATAAGATATGATGATGATATGATAAGATGGCTCGTAATGAGCAAcgaaaattacaccacatACTGCGGAGACGTTGATGAGATGAAA gagactcgctggaaatgCTCCAAgacaagggaattaggcgatggctacaagctcatctaccacggcacatcaaatcgcaatggctttggtatcatattgaacgagtcgctTAAAAacagcgtcacagcggtggatctaCTATCGGATCGCCTGGTGGCTGTAAAAATAgacacaggagaagtggaattgcgagtcgcctctgcttatgcgccacaggtgggctgtagtgaagaagagaaggcgtgcttttgggaagtTCTGGaacagtacgtccaatccctggaaggcgaagaagtatttctaatcggaggagacttcaacagacatgtc